The genomic DNA CCACACAGAAGCCCCCGAGGCGCCGCACCACGGCAGACCGGGGGCTTCTGTGCATCGTCCGGACGGACAGGAGAAGGCGGGGCCCGGCGGGCCCGGCCGGCTCAGCGGTCGGAGATCCGCATCTCGAACCAGGTGGTCTTGCCGCGCGGCAGCAGATCCACCCCCCACCGGTCGGAGAGCTTGTCGACGAGGAAGAGACCGCGGCCGCTGATGTCCATCTCCTGGACCGGCATGAGGCACGGCAGTCCGCGCGAGGGGTCGCGCACCTCGATCCTGATCCAGCCGCGGCGGCGCAGCATCCGGAGCCCGAAGATGCGGGCGCCGGTGTGCCGTACCGCGTTGCCGACGAGTTCCGAAACGAGCAGAACGGCATGCTCGGCGGTCTGCGGGGAAAGCGCCCACTGCCGAAGCACCACGCACGAGGTGAGCCGGCGAGCGGTCGCCGCGGACTCCGGACGGGACGGCAGCCGGACCTCGCCCTCCGTCGGATTTCCGAACAACTCCAGCGCCTTGAACGCCTGTTCGTCCTCGACAGCCGACATCCAGCGTGCCGCAGTCGCACCGCCGCGCTGTCGCGGCTGTTCCACACCCTCCAGGCCCGCCATGCACACCATCATGGCCGCACGGCGGGCGCTCCGGGGCCGTTCCTGGGGAATCCCTCCCCCGGAAGAAGGCATTCCGTGCAGGTCGGTAGGCATATGCCAGCGGCAGAATGCGCCACTCGACACCCTCTCCGACCTGCACGTATGTGCCGTCCGAACGGGATTGCCCCGGTCACCGAAGCGCTGAGCCTTAAGGTTGCCTTAAGGCTCAGCTAATCCGCCCACACGGATGAACCCACGGCCGTCTGTGCCCAACTGACCTTCGGTCAGAGGAACTTGGCCTTGCCCGGCCCCTCTTCGACAAAGCTGCGCATACCGCGCTCACGGTCCTCCGTGGCGAACAGACCGGCGAACCAGTTCCGCTCGATCGTGAGCCCGGTGTCGATGTCGGTCTCCAGCCCCGCGTCGATGGACTCCTTCGCGGCGCGCAGCGCCAGGGCGGGTCCCTTGGCCAGCCGCGCCGCCCAGGCATGCGCCTGCTCGTACACCTCGGCCGCCGGCACCACCCGGTCCACCAGACCGATCGTCAGGGCCTCCTCGGCCTTCACATGGCGGCCGGTGAAGATCAGGTCCTTGGCCTTGGACGGGCCGACCAGCCGGGCCAGCCGCTGGGTGCCGCCCGCGCCGGGGATCAGACCGAGCATGATCTCGGGCTGGCCCAGCTTGGCGTTGTCGGCGGCGATCCGGAAGTCGGCGCAGAGCGCCAGTTCGCAGCCACCACCGAGCGCATAGCCGGTGACCGCGGCGACGACCGGCTTGGGGATCCGGGCCACCGCGGTGAAGGAGTCCTGCAGCGCCTTGGACCGTACGACCATCGCCGTGTGGTCCATCGCCTGCATCTCCTTGATGTCCGCGCCCGCCGCGAACACCTTCTCGCCGCCGTAGAGGACGACGGCGCGCACATCGTCGCGCCGGGTCGCCTCCTCGGCGAGTTCACGCAGCCGGTCCTGGGTGGCGACGTCCAGGGCGTTCATGGGCGGACGGTCCAGCCGGATCGTGCCGACGCCGTCGCTTGCTTCGAGGGTTACGGTCATGGGAGGCAGGTTAACCGGCGCTAACGACGGCGGGCCCGGTGCTGTTGGTCACAGCACCGGGCCCGCCGTCGTGTCGTACGTCGGGAACTACTTGGTCCACTCCGCCCAGCTCATGTTCCAGCCGTTGAGACCGTTGTCCGGCTGGATCGTCTTGTCCTGGGACTTCTTCACGACGACGACGTCGCCGATGAGCGAGTGGTTGAAGAACCACGCCGCCGGGGTCGTCTTGCTCCAGCCACCGCGTACGTCCTGCAGACCGACGCAGCCGTGACTGGTGTTGGTCGAGCCGAACACGCCGGGCCCGCCCCAGTAGTTGCCGTGGATGAACGTGCCCGACGTGGACAGCCGCATCGCGTTCGGCACGTCCTTGATGTCGTACTCGCCGCCGAAGCCGACGGTGTCACCGTTCATCCGGGTCACCTTGAGCTTCTCGCTGATGACCATCTGTCCGTTGTACGTGGTGGTCGCCGGGGCGCCCGCGGAGATCGGGATGTTCCTGATCTCCTTGCCGTCGCGGACGACCTTCATGCGGTGCGTGCTCGCGTCGACGGTGCTGACCTGGCTGCGGCCGATGGTGAACGCGATCGTCTTGGCCTGCTTGCCGTAGACCCCCGGGCGTCCCTCGACCCCGTCGAGGTTGAGCTTCACGGTCACCTTGGTGCCCGCCGCCCAGTAGTTCTCGGGGCGGAAGTCGAGACGGTCGTTGCCGAACCAGTGGCCCTCGACAGGAACGGAGGGCTCCGCCGTCACCTCGATCGCCTTCTCGACGGCGTCCGGGTCGGTGATGCCACGTGTGAAGTGGATCGAGACCGGCATGCCGACGCCCACCGTGGAGCCGTCCTCCGGCGTGTACTGCCCGATGAAGGTGTTCTTCGGGACCAGGGTGGTGAAAGTGGTGTCCTTCGCCGACTGACGGCCCTTGGAGTCCTTGGCGACCGCGTGGACGCTGTACTTCGTCGCCGCGGCCAGGTGCTGCTCGGGCTCCCAGCTCGTACCGTCCGCCGCGATCTTGCCCTCGACCTCGGCGCCCTTCGGGTCGGCCACCTTGACCGTGGTCAGCTTGCCCTGATCGGCGGAGATCTTCAGCGCCCCGCTGGTGGCGACGGAGTCGGCACCGTCCTTCGGTGCGACGGTCACCACCGCCTGCGAGGCGGTCGTGTCCTCACTCTTGCTCCCGCCGGTGTTCTTGCCCTTGCTCCCGGCGTCGGTGTCCCCCCCGCCGCATGCCGTCACCAGCAGCAGCAGCGCCCCCAGCACCAGAGCCAGCAGTCCGGTGGCCCCCCGACCACGCCGCCCGCCGTTCGTCCTGACCGATGTCCCCGATATCGGCTGCCCGTTCAATGTGGTCGTCTCCCCTCACACGGCCTGGCCCCGCCAAGGCCCAGGGAGCCCGCAGGCTCCCACCCCCGCGCGCTGCTCATGCGCGCTCAGCGAAAGATAACCACACCGACCGTGGGGAGATCCCCTCTCGGATGTCACCGTTCAGTCCCAAGTTGGAGTGGAACTTCCCCAGGTGACACACGGTTCGAAGCGCTGCGCGGGGGTGTCCGGTGCGAGTCCGGCCGATCCGGGGTCAGCGGAGCGCGGAGCCCGCCTTCCACTGGATCCAGTTCAGATTCCAGCCGCCCAGACCGTTGTCCGGAGCGACCTTCTTGTCCTCGGAGTTGACGACCTCGACCACGTCCCCGACGATCGTCCGGTCGAAGAACCAACCCGCCGGGGTGTTCCCGCCGCCGCCCTTCACATCCTGCAGCCCGACACAGCCGTGGCTGACGTTCGCCGAACCGAAGACGCCACCGCCCGCCCAGTAGTTGCCGTGCACGAAAGTGCCGGAGTCGGTGATCCGCACGGCATGCGGAACGTCCTTGATGTCGTACTCACCGCCGAAGCCGACGGTCCGGCCGTCCATCCGGGTCACCTTCTGCATCTCGGTGACCACCATCTTCCCGTTGTACGTGCTCGTGGCCCGGGCGCCCGCCGTGATCGGGACCTTGGACAGCAGCCGGCCGTCGCGGCGCACCTCCATGGTGTGGTCGGCCACGTCCACCCTGGACACCTGCGAGCGGCCCACCACGAAGGTGACCGTCTTCCGCTGGGTGCCGAACACACCGGGTGCGCCCTCCACATCGTGCAGCGCCACCGCGACAGTGACCTCGGTGCCCGGCTTCCAGTAGGCGGCCGGCCGGAAGTCCAGCCGGGCGCCGCCGAACCAGTGCCCCACCACCTCGACCGCAGGCTCGGCGGTGACCCGGATCGCCCGCTGCACCGCCGCACGGTTCTTGATGACGCGGTCGAAGCGGAAGGAAACGATCATGCCGGTGCCGACGGTCGACCGCTCGTCCGGCTCGAAGCGACTGGTGAATCGGTGCTGGGGGACCGTGGTGGTGAAGGTGGAGTGCCGGGCCGAGCGGCGCCCCGCACCGTCCAGGGCCACGACGTCGACGCTGTACCTGGCGGCCAGGCGGAGCCTGCCCGAGGCGCCGCGCGGGGTCCAGGAGAGGCCGTCCTGCGAGATCAGCCCCCGCATCTCGCGCTGTCCTGCGTCCTTGCTCCGATCTGCGTCCACGGGCTGCTCCGCGACCTCGATCTGCGTCACCTTGACGTGCTCCAGCCGCCCGTCGGACACCTTCACCTCGACCCGGGCGTCCGGCCTGATGTCCCTGGCCCCGTCCTGCGGGGTGATCCTGATCGCGTACGGCGACGATCCCGGCTTCCCGCTGATGAATGGTTCCGAGTCGGTGCAACCTGTCAGTACGGCCAGTACGGCGAGCAGTCCTGCCCATGTCAGAACGGTGGCCGGGCTCGCTCCTGCCCTCTTCGCGTTGTGGTTCACGCTCCCCCAACGACCGGAGCGGCCGGAGGGAAACGTGAGTGCGGGCCCTGCCCTGGGCAGAACAGAGGGAGGACCACACTCGAGGAGCCACGGCCGGGACGCCGTGCGCTCCTCTTCGGTGCCGGGTCCGGACGAGCCGCGGGAGGCTGAGAGTGTCGAGCGCAGCCGAGCAGGAGACAGTGCCAGGGTCGGTCAGGGAGGCGGTGGAGCGGACAGCGGAAGAGGCGGGGACCGGCCCGGCGAGCGGGCCGGTCCCCTCCGGCGGGCAGCGGCAGCCGGCCGTGTGGCCCGGTGCGCCGATGCCGCTCGGGGCCCGCTTCCGGGTGGGGCCCGACGGGGTGGCGGGCACCAACTTCGCGCTCTGGGCGGCCGGCGCCGAGGCTGTCGAGCTCTGCCTCTTCGACGAGGAGGGGGGCGAGACGCGCCTTCCGCTGACCGAGCTGACCCATGAGGTCTGGCACGGCTTCGTGCCGGGCGTGCGGCCGGGTCAGCGGTACGGCTACCGGGTGCACGGCCGCTGGGACCCGTGGACGGGCGCCCGGTGGAATGCGGCGAAGCTGCTCCTCGATCCGTACGCACGGGCCGTGGACGGCTCGTTCACCCTGCCGGCCGAGGTGTACGGCCATGTGAGGGACTGGCCGCAGCAGCACGTCGCCGACACCGTGCGCGACGAACGGGACTCCGCTCCGTTCGTGCCCAAGGGTGTCGTCGTCCACGACGACGACGACTGGGCCGAGGACCGGCGGCCCAAGACCCCCTGGGCGGACTCCGTCATCTACGAGCTGCATGTGCGCGGATTCACCAAACTGCACCCGGGGATCCCCGAGGAGCTGCGCGGCACGTACGCCGGTCTCGCTCATCCGGCGGCCATCGGCCATCTGCGGCGGCTCGGGGTGACGGCGGTGGAACTGCTGCCGGTCCATCAGTTCGCCCATGAGGACCATCTGCTCCGGCGCGGGCTGCACAACTACTGGGGCTACAACTCGATCGGCTACTTCGCCCCGCACGCGGACTACTCGGCGAGCGGTACGGGAGGCCAGCAGGTCGGCGAGTTCAAACGGATGGTGCGGGCGCTGCACGACGCCGGGATCGAGGTGATCCTCGACGTGGTCTACAACCACACGGCGGAGGCGAGCGAGCTGGGGCCGATGCTGTCGCTGCGCGGCATCGACAACCGCGGCTACTACCGGCTCCAGTCCGACGCCCGCAGATACGCCGACTACACCGGGTGCGGCAACACCCTGCACGTGGTGCAGCCCCACGTGCTGCGGCTGATCACGGACTCGCTGCGGTACTGGGTCACGGAGATGGGCGTCGACGGCTTCCGCTTCGATCTGGCGGCGGCGCTGGCCCGCTCGATGCACGACGTCGACATGCTGTCCCCGTTCCTCGCGGTGATCGCCCAGGACCCGGTGCTGCGCCGGGTGAAGCTGATCGCCGAGCCGTGGGACGTCGGCAACGGCGGCTACCAGGTGGGTGCGTTCCCGCCGCTGTGGACCGAGTGGAACGACCGCTACCGGGACGCCGTGCGGGACTTCTGGCGCGGCGCCCTGCCCGACGTGCGGGATCTGGGCTACCGGCTGACCGGATCCAGCGATCTCTACGCATGGGGCGGCCGGCGGCCGTACGCCTCGGTCAACTTCATCACCGCGCACGACGGTTTCACCCTGCGCGATCTGGTCAGTTACGAACAGAAGCACAACGAGGCCAACGGAGAGGGCAACCGGGACGGCACGTCGGACAACCGGGCCTGGAACTGCGGCGCCGAGGGCAGCACCGACGACCCCGGCATCAACGCGCTGCGCCGCCGCCAGCTGCGCAATCTGATCACCACACTGCTGCTGTCGACCGGGGTGCCGATGCTGGTCGCGGGCGACGAGATGGGCCGGACTCAGGGCGGCAACAACAACGCGTACTGCCAGGACAACGAGGTGAGCTGGCTGGACTGGTCCCTGCTCGACCAGCCCCAGTGGCGGGAACTGACCGAGCTGACGGCCCGGCTGCTCACGCTGCGCCACACTCATCCGGTGCTGCGCCGCCGGGCGTTCTTCTCCGGCCGGGCGCAGGCCGCGGACGGGCTGCGGGATCTGGCGTGGTTCACCCGGCAGGGCAAGGAGATGACGGAGACGGACTGGTACGCACCGGCCGCGACGGTCGGTCTCTATCTCTCCGGGCGCGACATCCCCGGCCGGGACGCGCGCGGCGAGCAGGTCACCGACGACAGCTTCCTGGCGATCCTGCACGCTGCCGACCGCCCGATCGGATTCCGGCTGCCCGGGCCGCCGTGGGCGCAGGCGTACGAACTGGTGCTGGACACCTCGCGGGAGGACCAGTCGACCGCGCCGGCGACGGTGCACCGGGGCAACGAGGTACTGACGGTACCGGCGAGGGCGGTGCTGCTGCTGCGCGTCAGGGAGTGAGAGGGGGCGATGGGGCGGGTGGCGGGGGCAGCTCAGCCGAGGATGCCGCGGTCGTAGGCGACCGCGACGGCCGCGGCACGGTCCTTGGCGCCCAGCTTGCCGAAGATGTGCGTGAGGTGGGTCTTCACCGTTGCCTCGCTGATGAACAGTTCGGCGGCGATCTCCCGGTTGGAGGTGCCCTTGGCGACGAGTTCGAGCACCTGGCGCTCGCGTGCGGACAGCGACTGGTCGGCGGCGCCCACGGGCATGCGCACCCGGCTGACCAGCCGGGAGGCGACCGCGGGCGACAGCACGGTGCGGCCGTCGGCGGCGGCGCGGACCGCGGTGAACAGCTCGTCGCGGGGCGCGTCCTTGAGCAGGTATCCGGTGGCTCCCGCCTCGATCGCCTGAAGGGTGTCGGAGTCGGTGTCGTACGTGGTGAGGACGAGCACCTTGGAGCGGGCACCGCGCCGGGTGAGTTCGGCGATTGCCGCGACTCCGCCACCGCCCGGCATCCGCAGGTCCATCAGGACGACATCGGGATCCAGGCGGGCGGCGAGATCGACTCCCTCGACGCCGTCGGCGGCCTCGCCGAGGACCGCGAAGCCCGGGGCCGACTCGAACATGCCGCGCAGACCGTCCCGTACGACGGGGTGGTCGTCGACGACGATGAGGGTGATGGTCCGTGCGGTTCCGTCAGCCATGGCGGTTCCACCGTACGCGCTGCTCGGATCCGCGTTACCCGGATGTGCGGTGTTCATCGCTGAGGAACCAGGGGCACGCGGGCGCAGACCGCCGCTCCGTTGCCCGGTTCCGACTCCACCACGACGGTTCCCGCCATGCGTTCGGCGCGGGCCCGCATGCCGCCGAGGCCGAAACCGTCCGAGCCCCGGTACGGCGGCAGGGCGACCGGGTCGAAGCCGCAACCGTCGTCCCGTACGTCCAGGGTGACTTCGTCGCCCATGAAAGAGAGCGTGACGCCGACCCGGGTGGCCCTGGAGTGACGACCGACGTTGGCGAGGGCTTCCTCCGCGATCCGGAGCAGGGTGGCGCCGACCTCGTCGTGCAGCGGCTCGGCGGTGCCGGTGACCGTGCACTCGGCGCGTACACCCGTACGTTCCGCCCAGCTCGCGACGGTCTTCCCGAGCGCCTCGGGGAGGTCGTCGTGGGCCAGTGCGGCGGGGACCAGATTGCTCACGGACCGGCGTGCCTCGCCGAGGCTGTGGCGGGCGAGCGCGGCGGCGCGGTCGAGGTGTACGCGGGCCAGCGCAGGATCGGACTCGGCGGTGGAGGTGACCACCTGGAGCTGGGCGATGATGCCGGTCAGCCCCTGGGCGATCGTGTCGTGGATCTCCGCGGCGAGCCGGCTCCGCTCGTCGGCGACCCCCGCCTCGCGGGCCTGGACGAGGAGTTGGGCATGCAGGCCGGCGTTCTCCGCCAGGGCCTGTTCGAGACGGGCGTTGGCGGACTCCAGTTCGTCGATGGTGTGGAGCTGGGTACGGGCCTGCTCGGCCTGCCGGGTGTCGAGCTGCGCGAAGACGAGGACGAGGGTGCTGTGCAGGGCCAGCAGGATGCCGAAGGCCGTCCAGTTCATCAGTGTGTCCGGTGGGAAACCGCTGCCGCACTGGGAGCCCGCCATGGTGACGGCGGTGGCCAGCATCCCGACGCGTGCGGTCCGCCTGGAGAGGAGGCGCGCCGCGTCGAAGTAGCCGAGGAGAGCGAACATGGAGAAGAACGGGTTGGTCCAGGTCAGCACGAAGGCGAGGACGGTGCGCACCACGAAGTAGACCGACGCCCACGACCGCCCGGCGGGCCGGTGCCGGATCCGGCTCCACCAGAGCTGGAGCATCAGCGCCACCGGGACCAGCGCCCCGGCCACGTACGTCCCGGTACGGCTCATGATGAGGTCGGCGGACATCGCCGAGACGACGGTGGCCAGCCCGAGCAGACCGTACGGCCCGTACCGGAAGAACTGTTCCCACCCCTGCTCGGCCGTCGTGACCGCTGCGGTGCTCCGGCCGGTGCGCCCCGTTCCCATGAGGTCAGTCTGCCCCTGCCCCCGGCCGCGTCACTCCCACCGGAACCAACGGGTCGCCGCTGCAGCCAGCAGGGCGGTCCACAGGGCCATCACCCCCAGATGCGTCCAGCTCGGCCAGCCGCCGGAGGCCGCTCTGTCCAGTGCTTGGGAGGCCGCGCCGAACGGGGTGCACTGGACGATCCGGCGGAGGGTGCCCGGCATCGCCTGGACGGGTACCCAGACCCCCGCCGTGAACATCATCGCGAGGTAGACGACCGAGCCGACCGCGGCGGAGACCTTGGTGGTGGCGGAGAGTGCGCTGACCACGGCCCCGAGGGAGAGAACGCTCGCGGTCGCCAGGAGCAGGGCCAGCAGATAGCCGACGGGCTGACCGGGCAGCCGCACGTCGAAGGCGATGCGGCCGACGGCGACGACCAGCACGGCCGAGCCCAGCGCGGCGGCGCCGTGGAGCGCGATCTGCGCGGTGAGCAGGGCGGACGGCCGCACCGGAGTGGTCGACATACGGCGCAGGATGCCTCGTTCGCGATAGCCCGTGAGGACGGGCGGCATGGCCTGCAGCCCGGCCATGATCATGGCGAGCAGTACGGCCACCGGCACGTACAGGTCGATGACGCGGCGGCCGCCGAGGGCGTCGTCGGGATGACGGAAGGACGGGACCAGCCCGAGGATCGTCATCAGGACGGTGGGAAACACGAGGATCCAGAAGAGACTGCCGGGCTCGCGGAGGAAGAGCCGGGTCTCGCACCTGAGGACGGCGGCAGAGGGGCTGCCGGAGGCCGGAGAGGTCGATGTGAGGGAGGTGGTGGGCATCTCAGACCGCCGTTTCCTTGTCCGCTTCGGGTTCTGGCTCTGTCTCGGTGAGGTCGAGGAAGGCATCGTCCAAGGTCGCTTCGCTGACGCGCAGTTGGTGTGCGGTGATGCGGTGCCGGGCCAGCAGCGAGATCACCGCGTTGACGGTCTCGTCGGTGCCGTTGATGACGATCCGGCCCCCCTTCTGCTCGGCCGACGCCGCTCCGGGGAGTTCCGCAAGATCGCCGGTGGCGAGGGGCTGCGAGGGGGTGAAGGAGATGGCGGTGGTGCTACCGGCTCTGCTGATCAGGCCGGACGGGGTGTCGAGGGCGACGACCTTCCCCTTGTCGATCACGGCGACCCGGTCGCAGAGCCGCTGGGCCTCCTCCATGAAGTGGGTCACGAGAAGGACGGTCACGCCGCTGTCCCGTACCTCCTCGATCAGTCGCCAGGTGTCGCGACGGGCCCGTGGGTCGAGTCCGGTGGTGAGCTCGTCGAGCACCACGACCCGCGGGTTGCCGACCAGCGCGAGGGCGATGGACAGTCGCTGCTTCTGACCGCCCGACAGCTTGGCGAACCGGGTGGTGAGCTTCGTGTGGAGACCGAGCCGTTCGGCCAGGGCCCGCCAGTCGGCGGGGTTCGGATGGAAGGCGCTGTGCAGCTCCAGCGCCTCGCGCACGGTGAGCTTGGCCTGCAGCTCGCTCTCCTGGAGCTGGGCTCCCAGCAGTCGGGTCACCGGCCCGTGGTCGGCGACGGGGTCGAGTCCGGCGACCCGGACCGTGCCTGCGTCGGGGACGCGTAGTCCTTCCACGCATTCGACGGTCGTGGTCTTGCCCGCGCCGTTGGGGCCGAGGATCCCGAAGATCTCCCCCTCGTCGACGGCGAAGGTCACTCCGTCCACCGCGGGGCGCCCGGCGTAGGCCTTGCGCACCCCGTTCACTTCGATGATGGCCATGGGTACGAGGGTCCTGCCGAGCGGGCCCGCGCGGCATCGTCCGTCGCGCTGGAAACGGCATCAGCCGATCGGTTGATGGCGGGTACGACTGCGAGGAAAACCAGATGAGGGATGTCAGTGGTGAACCGTAGGCTCGCCCCTGATGCCCGAAAACCATGTAGAGCCCAAGCACCGGTCCGCCGCCCACTCCCTGCTGCGGCTGTGGCCTTACGTGAAGCCTGTACGGATCCGCCTGTTCGGCGCGGCTGCCGTGGCGGTCGTCGCCTCGTGCCTCGGCCTGGTGATACCTCTCGTACTGAAGTGGATCGTGGACGGCCCGGTCGCGCACCACGATCCGGGCGGGGTCTGGCTCGGCGCGCTCTACCTGCTGTTGCTGGGCATCGTCGAGGCGCTGCTCTTCGGGCTGCGGCGATGGTTGGTGGCACGCCCGCTGGCGGGCGTCGAGGCGTCGATGCGGGCCGACCTGTACCGGCATCTGCAGCGGCTGCCGGTGGCCTTCCACGACCGTTGGCCATCGGGTCAGCTGCTGTCGCGCGGCACCACGGATCTGATGCTGCTGCGCATGTTCCTGGCCTTTCCGCTGACGTTCCTGCTGGTCAACGCCACCACGATCGTGGCCGGTTTCATCATTCTGCTGGTGCAGCAGTGGACACTGGGATTGGTGCTGCTGGCTCCGGTGGTGCCGCTGATGATCCTCTGCTCGGTCTTCGAGACGAAGTACGCGGTGGTGGCGCGCAAGGCCCAGGACCAGGTCGGCGATCTGACGACGGTGGTCGAGGAGAGCGTGCTCGGCATCCGCATCATCAAGGGTTTCGGCCGGCACCGCAGCCAGGCCCTGGCCTTCCGCGGCCTCTCGCAGCGGCTGCGCGGCACGGAGCTCGACAAGGCACGGCTGCTGGCCGGCATCTGGGCGTTCATCACCACCATCCCCGAGCTGGCGATCGGGGCGGCGCTGGTGCTCGGCACGATCCAGGTCGCGGACGGCGGACTGTCGGCGGGCACGCTCGTCGCGTTCCTGTCGACGGCGCTGGCGCTGCGGTGGCCGGTCGAGTCGATCGGCTTCCTGCTGGCGATGAGCCAGGAGTCGGCCACGGCGACCGAGCGGTTCTTCGAGGTGATGGACGTGGCGGAGGAGCGTGAGACGGTCGGGGAGCCGAACGAGGAGCCGTCCGCGAAGTCGTTCCCGGAGTCTGCCGTGGACTCCTCCGCGGACGGCGGGATGGTCTTCGAAGGCGTCGAGTTCCGCTACCCGGACGCAGCGGCCGGGTCCGTACCCGTACTCACCCGGATCGATCTACGGATCCGCCCCGGCGAGACGATGGCCCTGGTCGGGGCCACCGGATCCGGGAAGACGACGCTCACCGCGCTCGTACCGCGACTTCACGACGTCACCGCCGGGCGGATCACGCTGGACGGTACCGACATCACCACCCTGCCGCGCGAACGGCTGCGTGAGCTGGTGTCCGTGGCGTTCGAGGAGCCGACACTCTTCTCTGCGAGCGTCGGCGACAACGTTCTCATGGGCGCCGAGGGTGCCGGCGAGGAGGAGCTGCGGCGGGCGCTGTCGATCGCGCAGGCCGACTTCGTCTACGACCTGCCGCACGGCCTCGACACCCAGGTCGGCGAGCAGGGTCTCAGCCTCTCCGGAGGTCAGCGGCAGCGCCTGGCACTGGCCCGCGCCGTCGTCGGAAAGCCGCGCTTCCTGGTGCTCGACGACCCGCTCTCGGCTCTGGATGTGCATACGGAGGCGTTGGTGGAGGGGGCGCTGCGGCGCGTTCTGGAATCGACCACGGCCGTGGTGGTCGCACACCGGCCGTCCACGGTGATGCTCGCCGACCGGGTGGCGCTCCTGTCGGAGGGCCGGATCAGCGCGGTCGGCACCCACCAGGAACTGCTGCGCAGCAACGCCGAGTACGCCTGGCTGATGTCCGGCGCCGGAAGCTCGGTGGCCGCTGAACTCACCGACGACACGACCGCCGCGGACGCGAGTACCGCATACATGTCCGACGCCGGCATGCGTGCCATGGACGTCCCTGCCGAGGAGGGCAGTGCCCGATGACCGATGCGACGACAGGGTGTCCCACAGGGACGGACGGCGACGACGGGAACCGCCCCGGGCCCGGCCCGGAATCGACGGCCGCGACGACACACCCGGTTGCGAGCTCCGGCGCGGGCACCACCACGGTGGCGGCCACGACGGCGGCCACCGAGATCAAGGTCCGCGACCTGAAGGGCACGGGTGCGGGCACAGGTACCGGGCGCGGCGGCCCGCGGACGACGGCTCAGGCCACCGATCCGCAACCCGACTCCGCCGTCGACGCCGGGGCCGGGACCGGTGACCCCTTCGACCGGGACGACCTGCCCACGCCTCACCGAGCCACCCGCACCCTGCTGGTGTCCCTGCTCGGCCCGCTCAGGAGCCGGGTGGTGGTGGCCGCGCTGTTCCTGCTGATCCAGCAGGTAGCCGTCCAGGCCGGCCCACTGCTCGTCGCGTACGCCATCGACAGCGGCGTGCCGGCGTTCCGGGACGACGACTACGGGCCGTTGATCGCCGTGGCCATCGGAT from Streptomyces sp. NBC_01707 includes the following:
- a CDS encoding Ig-like domain-containing protein, which translates into the protein MNGQPISGTSVRTNGGRRGRGATGLLALVLGALLLLVTACGGGDTDAGSKGKNTGGSKSEDTTASQAVVTVAPKDGADSVATSGALKISADQGKLTTVKVADPKGAEVEGKIAADGTSWEPEQHLAAATKYSVHAVAKDSKGRQSAKDTTFTTLVPKNTFIGQYTPEDGSTVGVGMPVSIHFTRGITDPDAVEKAIEVTAEPSVPVEGHWFGNDRLDFRPENYWAAGTKVTVKLNLDGVEGRPGVYGKQAKTIAFTIGRSQVSTVDASTHRMKVVRDGKEIRNIPISAGAPATTTYNGQMVISEKLKVTRMNGDTVGFGGEYDIKDVPNAMRLSTSGTFIHGNYWGGPGVFGSTNTSHGCVGLQDVRGGWSKTTPAAWFFNHSLIGDVVVVKKSQDKTIQPDNGLNGWNMSWAEWTK
- a CDS encoding response regulator transcription factor produces the protein MADGTARTITLIVVDDHPVVRDGLRGMFESAPGFAVLGEAADGVEGVDLAARLDPDVVLMDLRMPGGGGVAAIAELTRRGARSKVLVLTTYDTDSDTLQAIEAGATGYLLKDAPRDELFTAVRAAADGRTVLSPAVASRLVSRVRMPVGAADQSLSARERQVLELVAKGTSNREIAAELFISEATVKTHLTHIFGKLGAKDRAAAVAVAYDRGILG
- the glgX gene encoding glycogen debranching protein GlgX, which codes for MSSAAEQETVPGSVREAVERTAEEAGTGPASGPVPSGGQRQPAVWPGAPMPLGARFRVGPDGVAGTNFALWAAGAEAVELCLFDEEGGETRLPLTELTHEVWHGFVPGVRPGQRYGYRVHGRWDPWTGARWNAAKLLLDPYARAVDGSFTLPAEVYGHVRDWPQQHVADTVRDERDSAPFVPKGVVVHDDDDWAEDRRPKTPWADSVIYELHVRGFTKLHPGIPEELRGTYAGLAHPAAIGHLRRLGVTAVELLPVHQFAHEDHLLRRGLHNYWGYNSIGYFAPHADYSASGTGGQQVGEFKRMVRALHDAGIEVILDVVYNHTAEASELGPMLSLRGIDNRGYYRLQSDARRYADYTGCGNTLHVVQPHVLRLITDSLRYWVTEMGVDGFRFDLAAALARSMHDVDMLSPFLAVIAQDPVLRRVKLIAEPWDVGNGGYQVGAFPPLWTEWNDRYRDAVRDFWRGALPDVRDLGYRLTGSSDLYAWGGRRPYASVNFITAHDGFTLRDLVSYEQKHNEANGEGNRDGTSDNRAWNCGAEGSTDDPGINALRRRQLRNLITTLLLSTGVPMLVAGDEMGRTQGGNNNAYCQDNEVSWLDWSLLDQPQWRELTELTARLLTLRHTHPVLRRRAFFSGRAQAADGLRDLAWFTRQGKEMTETDWYAPAATVGLYLSGRDIPGRDARGEQVTDDSFLAILHAADRPIGFRLPGPPWAQAYELVLDTSREDQSTAPATVHRGNEVLTVPARAVLLLRVRE
- a CDS encoding Ig-like domain-containing protein, encoding MNHNAKRAGASPATVLTWAGLLAVLAVLTGCTDSEPFISGKPGSSPYAIRITPQDGARDIRPDARVEVKVSDGRLEHVKVTQIEVAEQPVDADRSKDAGQREMRGLISQDGLSWTPRGASGRLRLAARYSVDVVALDGAGRRSARHSTFTTTVPQHRFTSRFEPDERSTVGTGMIVSFRFDRVIKNRAAVQRAIRVTAEPAVEVVGHWFGGARLDFRPAAYWKPGTEVTVAVALHDVEGAPGVFGTQRKTVTFVVGRSQVSRVDVADHTMEVRRDGRLLSKVPITAGARATSTYNGKMVVTEMQKVTRMDGRTVGFGGEYDIKDVPHAVRITDSGTFVHGNYWAGGGVFGSANVSHGCVGLQDVKGGGGNTPAGWFFDRTIVGDVVEVVNSEDKKVAPDNGLGGWNLNWIQWKAGSALR
- a CDS encoding ATP-binding protein, with amino-acid sequence MMVCMAGLEGVEQPRQRGGATAARWMSAVEDEQAFKALELFGNPTEGEVRLPSRPESAATARRLTSCVVLRQWALSPQTAEHAVLLVSELVGNAVRHTGARIFGLRMLRRRGWIRIEVRDPSRGLPCLMPVQEMDISGRGLFLVDKLSDRWGVDLLPRGKTTWFEMRISDR
- a CDS encoding enoyl-CoA hydratase/isomerase family protein, with product MTVTLEASDGVGTIRLDRPPMNALDVATQDRLRELAEEATRRDDVRAVVLYGGEKVFAAGADIKEMQAMDHTAMVVRSKALQDSFTAVARIPKPVVAAVTGYALGGGCELALCADFRIAADNAKLGQPEIMLGLIPGAGGTQRLARLVGPSKAKDLIFTGRHVKAEEALTIGLVDRVVPAAEVYEQAHAWAARLAKGPALALRAAKESIDAGLETDIDTGLTIERNWFAGLFATEDRERGMRSFVEEGPGKAKFL